The Rhododendron vialii isolate Sample 1 chromosome 5a, ASM3025357v1 genome contains a region encoding:
- the LOC131327551 gene encoding zinc finger BED domain-containing protein RICESLEEPER 2-like — MRVVLSFDSNGCAALAPSVHSSALCPSQPLHSPVQTRSSLLFLTPCYCSRRSAASLLLLSSALTSTTTTNVHAHRHRPPPSTPSPTFSDATIPPVLSQSIPEEAKSRKSVIEPLYSGTSLIFRLVKALQQKKTAYDSISTGVMDPDNFDFTLDRELEDDVVDVEEVELGGNSNPLVSTNANVIDIQDDTVAEVGQNRLKRKVPPQVRKLKKEPGKRYRSPAWDHFNDIKEGGETKWAECKYCQKRYAAESKKHGVSNLKAHIPVCPLYPNRDQHGQQNLSFRPTDGGGVNVVTHVFSFDDCKRALAEMVIIDELPFRFVEGIGFRKFCKVMQPKFSPVSRQTITREVGAIHKNERAKLKKFLKGRRICLTTDTWTSIQNLNYMCLTAHFIDDDWKLQKRILNFCQIEDHKGVTIGKKIESLLLEWNIDGIFTLTVDNASSNATAIEYLKRKTMDWKRTILEHEYIHMRCCAHILNLIVVEGLKDTSESILRVRDVVRYVRSSPQRMETFNKCVEKEKIKSKQTVCLDVCTRWNSTYLMLEVAIKFEKAFQRMGEEDSSFIKFFGIKEGEDDLSLELEGGQSGSHRISVPTPRQPTVPNKLDWKKCGLFVTFLKLFYDATKKFSASLFVTSNVFFHELYEVQTRIDELIANRDPFMSSMAIEMKRKFERYWGDGEKFNPLLYVAVAMDPRFKLRLVKFCYTKSKGKAEGEKMEKQVKDVLNRLYDSYAKEGEGRQNVPSASPMPRVMEENEDCDHRLNLALEFDTYLEEEYSSVCSSEVDKYLGDLCERRDNPDFDILVWWKNNSNKYPILSKMARDVLAMPVSTVASESAFSTGGRVLDPFRSSLSPSMVETLVCTQNWLLSTVPISLRQAMDKVEDLERELLQTETDDASS, encoded by the exons ATGAGGGTAGTGTTGTCGTTTGACTCCAATG GCTGCGCAGCCCTCGCTCCCTCAGTTCACTCCTCAGCCCTCTGCCCCTCTCAGCCTCTCCACTCTCCAGTCCAGACTCGGTCCAGTCTCCTCTTCCTCACCCCGTGCTACTGCTCCCGTAGATCTGCTGCTTCTCTCCTGCTTCTCTCCTCAGCCCTCACcagtaccaccaccaccaacgtCCATGCCCACCGCCACCGGCCACCACCATCAACGCCGAGCCCCACCTTTTCCGACGCAACTATTCCCCCCGTTCTCTCTCAATCGATCCCCGAAGAAGCCAAGAGCCGTAAATCAGTAATCGAGCCCCTCTACAGTGGTACGTCA CTAATTTTTAGACTGGTAAAGGCTTTACAGCAAAAGAAAACAGCTTATGATTCTATTTCGACCGGT GTGATGGATCCAGATAATTTTGATTTCACGCTTGATCGGGAACTTGAGGATGATGTTGTAGATGTTGAAGAAGTTGAACTTGGAGGTAATTCTAATCCTCTTGTGTCTACGAATGCCAATGTTATTGATATTCAAGATGATACAGTAGCTGAAGTTGGTCAAAATAGATTGAAAAGAAAGGTTCCACCACAAGTGCGTAAACTTAAAAAAGAGCCTGGAAAAAGATATAGATCTCCTGCCTGGGATCACTTCAACGATATTAAAGAGGGTGGGGAAACCAAATGGGCTGAGTGTAAGTATTGCCAGAAACGATATGCAGCTGAAAGTAAAAAACATGGCGTTAGTAATTTAAAAGCTCACATCCCTGTTTGCCCATTATATCCTAATAGAGACCAACATGGACAACAAAACCTTTCATTTCGACCCACAGACGGGGGCGGTGTCAACGTTGTGACTcatgtcttttcttttgacGATTGTAAGAGAGCTCTTGCCGAAATGGTCATCATTGATGAACTACCCTTTAGGTTTGTTGAggggattgggttcagaaaGTTTTGTAAGGTCATGCAACCGAAGTTTTCACCGGTTTCTCGCCAAACGATAACTAGAGAGGTTGGTGCAATTCATAAAAATGAGAGGGcaaaactgaaaaaattctTGAAGGGTCGTAGGATTTGCCTCACGACTGATACATGGACATCAATTCAAAATCTTAACTACATGTGTCTCACTGCACacttcattgatgatgattgGAAGTTGCAAAAGAGAATCTTAAACTTTTGTCAAATTGAAGATCATAAGGGAGTTACCATAGGCAAGAAAATTGAGTCATTGTTGCTTGAGTGGAATATTGATGGTATTTTTACTTTGACGGTCGATAATGCAAGTTCGAACGCCACCGCTATTGAGtacttgaaaaggaaaacaatggattggaaaaggactatcttGGAGCATGAGTACATACATATGCGATGTTGTGCACACATTTTGAATCTTATTGTTGTTGAGGGGTTGAAAGATACGAGTGAGTCTATTCTCCGTGTTCGTGATGTTGTGAGATATGTGAGATCTTCTCCACAAAGAATGGAGACTTTCAACAAGTGtgtggagaaggagaaaattaaaTCGAAACAAACTGTGTGTCTTGATGTGTGTACTCGGTGGAATTCTACTTACTTGATGTTAGAAGTAGCCATCAAGTTTGAGAAGGCATTCCAAAGAATGGGGGAGGAAGATAGTAGTTTCATAAAATTTTTTGGCATAAAAGAAGGCGAGGACGATTTGTCATTAGAGTTGGAGGGTGGCCAAAGTGGGAGCCATAGGATTAGTGTCCCAACTCCAAGACAACCAACTGTCCCAAACAAGCTtgattggaagaagtgtgggtTGTTTGTTacatttttgaaacttttctaTGATGCAACCAAGAAATTTTCGGCTTCCCTTTTTGTCACATCCAATGTGTTCTTTCATGAGTTGTATGAGGTTCAAACCCGTATAGATGAATTAATTGCCAACCGAGATCCTTTTATGTCTTCAATGGCAATTGAAATGAAACGAAAATTTGAGAGATATTGGGGGGATGGAGAGAAATTCAATCCCCTACTTTATGTGGCAGTGGCAATGGATCCCCGATTTAAGTTACGGTTGGTGAAGTTTTGCTATACAAAATCTAAAGGAAAGGCAGAGGGTGAGAAAATGGAGAAACAAGTGAAGGATGTTTTGAACCGGTTGTATGATTCTTATGCGAAAGAGGGTGAAGGTAGACAAAATGTGCCTAGTGCAAGTCCAATGCCGAGAGTAATGGAGGAGAATGAGGATTGTGATCATCGCTTGAATTTAGCTCTTGAATTTGACACTTACTTGGAAGAGGAGTATTCTAGTGTTTGTTCCTCGGAGGTAGACAAGTACTTGGGGGATTTGTGTGAACGTAGGGACAATCCGGATTTTGATATCTTGGTATGGTggaagaacaattccaacaagtatCCAATCTTGTCAAAAATGGCGCGTGATGTATTAGCTATGCCTGTGTCTACCGTTGCTTCCGAGTCGGCCTTTAGTACGGGTGGTCGTGTACTTGATCCATTTCGGAGTTCACTCTCACCGTCAATGGTCGAGACTCTTGTATGCACCCAAAATTGGCTTCTAAGCACGGTTCCAATCTCTCTTCGACAGGCTATGGATAAAGTTGAAGATCTTGAACGag aactcTTACAAACTGAAACTGATGATGCAAGTTCCTAG